The DNA window CCGCCACCACCGCCTCCTCCCGGGCATGGAGGCCCTCCGCCACCACCGCCTCCTCCCGGGCGTGGAGCACCACCCCCACCTCCGCCTCCAGGACGTGGAgcgccaccaccaccaccaccacctggaCGCGGGGGAGGCCCACCTCCTCCACCTCCTCCTGGAGGCCGCATTCCTGGTCCTCCTGCTCCACCAAGACCTCCAGGTGCTGGAGCCCCTCCACCTCCACCATTAGGTGCTAAAGGAGCTGCAACTGATACAAGAGGCCTAGCTTCTGGAAGAGGACGAGGATATGTACGCCCTCCTGGGATGGGTCCTACTGCTACAGCACCAAGAAGATCTTCATTAAAACCTCTGCATTGGAGTAAGGTAACAAGGGCAATACAAGGAAGTTTATGGGAGGAGCTGCAAAGACACGGGGAGCCTCAAATGTTTGTAACCTATctttctaatattttatttataattaccaGCTGTCTTTTAGCCACTATTTTTTCTTGATATTCAAATGTATATAACTGTGTGATTGTTTATGTGTATTACGATCATTCCCTAAATTTATGCTCTACCCTTGTGCTGCAGCGCGCCTGAATTTGATGTGTCAGAGTTAGAGTCCCTTTTCTCTGCAGCAGTCCCAAAAGCTGCTGATTCAGGTGGTAAAGCTGGAGGAAGACGCAAGTCTGTTGGATCTAAAGCTGACAAAGTTACCCTGGTATCtattttattcaatattttGTTCTAGAAAATTTTCCCAAAGTTTTGGATCTTTGTGTGAAGAAGCTTTCATTGCATGCTACTTTGTGCATCTTTTATTTCCTGCCATGACCATTCTCTTCCCATTTCATACTTAAGAATCGGCAACTTGCAATTTTCTTGTAAAAGATCAAATgagttaaattgttaaatatgcaGCTCTTATACTCATTTGTTATTTGTAACATTGCGTCTTTTCTTTTTCCGGGTAAGATATGATAAATAGTTGTACCACTGAAGCTGGTGTTTTTCTTTTGGCATCCAAGTGTTGAATATAGAAAGTAAAAGTATCTTTTTAATTGCTTTTTTCAGCATTCAAAGTCTCTTTGCAGGGATACCCATATATGCATACATGTGGATGTGGTGTGTGCATTGCTATGAACCCGAAAAAAATTCCTTTTAGCAGTGATTAAATGATGTACTTGCTGTTTAAGTTGTGTTTTTGATTGAATGAAGCTCCGAGAAAACTAAACTAGCTTACTGTATAGAGAGAATATTATCACACAAACAAAGTTTGAATTGTTTGAAGCATTTGATGTTAGTGTCTACTATAAGAATCGCCGGGACTGAAATGAATAGCTCAAATAATTAAAGTTCTTTATGTATCAATGGTGTCTATGGAATTACACTAccagaatatatatataaaataatcttCTGGCAGTATCATTTATAGCAATACAAAAGAGAATCATATTTAAACGAGTGTAAAAACTAGTGTTGAGCATTATTTGGAGTGAAAGCTATAAACTGGGAGATGGGGTTAAAGTTTCATGAAAGGATTTAGCTTTAAACATCTTTCATACTTTCTTTCCCCAACATGGGGTAAAAGGAGAATAAAGAAGTCATGTCTGACTTTGGCTAGTTCGGGTATTTAGCTTACCAGTGTACTGTATGGTAGTGAGGGGTTTGTTTCAATACATGCCTTTAAAATGAAGTAACTTTGAGGTGCGCTTCTATTGAAATCCTTTATTCTGCCACGCTGTTACTTCTGCAGTTGGATTGGAATTGCTGCATCCGTCTGATGCTTGTCCTCAGCACTTCTTGTTGTGTATTCTTTGGGAGTGTATTGAATTGCATGTGCTTTCTTTTTGCCTTATATTAAAGCAAGTGGTAGCActttggaaaataaaaataaaatgcaaaaatagtgATGGGATCATGATGATCATTTTTACTATCTAATATTCTCTAAGTGAATTTGGCATGCTATTTCTGACAGATCACTTCTCTTTTTTGGGTATTTTAGGTTGACCTGAGGAGGGCCAATAACACTGAAATTAtgcttacaaaagttaagatGCCATTGTCCGACATGATGGTAAGAGTAATACCTTTTAAGCTTCTGCACTGTCTATAATTTCTATTGTTCTTTTCTTCTTAATTTTACTTGTGAACTATGGGCATGGTCATCATATTTCTATATTTGAGATTTGGAATCTTTTTTAAAGAGTATATATGAAGTAATAGCCTGTTGTTTGTTTTGTTCTGGTGTTATTCCTGAGTTGAAGAATGTCTTCTTCGTTAACTGAGGGCCGAACTACCTCTATGTTGGCTGTTTATTTTTTAAGCACTTTATGGAAGCTCTTATTCATAGTTTTTTGAGGCAAATGAATTGATATTGCCCCAGTGTATCCCTTGGTTAGCATTTCTAGGTGATATAATGGACCAGAGCTGCATATCTATCGTCTCCCCACATGGTATAGTACTGTAGTGTATAATAAAGTTATGCAAGTTTAACAATGCAACTGGCTCTCTTGATAAACTTCTGCTGCTTTAGGGCTTTCGTTCAGCCACAGTAAAAAATGAGGGGTAATTTTTTGGAAATATGTGTTGTTGACTAAGATACCTTATTGCCCACCCTCTTGGTAACTTTTGGGATTATTCTGAATCTCTATTGCTTCTCTGCTTGACTCCATTTTGTCCATCATGCATAGTTTGCTTTCACAACAGGCTCTGCTTGTTGGCTGCTTTAGACTGAGATACAAGGCTTGCTATATTTATTTCTTGCTAGTGGCTACATAATTTTGATGTAGCTAGTTTCCTTTTGGTCAATTTGGATGTAGTATGTTTTCCCCTCTTTTCCAAATTTAAGGTCACTTGTATTGCCAATAACTTTGTGCATTTCTACACATTTTCAGGCTGCCGTCCTAGCAATGGATGAGTCAGTATTAGATTCCGATCAAGTGGAAAATCTTATAAAGTTCTGCCCTACTAAGGAGGAGATGGAACTACTCAAGGTGAAGCTTTGAGTAATAATAGTTTTGTTTTATCCTTTATTAAATATTCAAGAGTTCTTTTGATGTTTGATCATGTGTCACATTACAATAATAGGGCTACACTGGCGACAAGGAGACTCTGGGAAAGTGTGAACAGGTCTGCAAAGTCTGcttatatatttgattaataattgataatttttggtGAATTGCCATTCACTTATTAATTCTTTTCTTGCTCCCGAGTTATTTGAGTTCCTTTGAGAGGTTGATATGTGTTTTTATTCTGTAGTCAGGCTTGTATTACTAAATTTACTTACAAATGATGTGTTTGTCTGGcctgtttttgtttttcttgtgagTACTATTAAATGTTCAAGTGAATAGGGTTGTCACTTTTCTTATTCAGCTATAAGGAGGTTTTAAACTTGCAATGTGAGAATAATTGGTGTGACATTGATGTCCAAGTCAAAATTTGAAGAAGCAATGCTAACAAAAGGCTCTTAAACTAAATGATGACCTTGAAGAGGAATTCATAAGTTGTTTTTTGaaggaataatttataaaatttgtattgGATTGTCAGATTTTTTACTTAAGGATGATGTCATCCTTCTGGTTCTGGATATAGGCATAGTTATTAAAGGCGCGCCTCAGGTGATGGCCGAGGAGCCTCACCTGTTGAGAGGCGGGCGTTGTCACAGAAGCGCGCGCCTCTGCCGTGAGGCAAGGTGCTGGTCAGGCGAGCCTTTGTGACATTCGGGCcctattttcttctttttaaaaaataagatattgttttattcATGTGGGCCTTTTAGAGTTCAATTAAAACCTGAACTCTTTAAAAAAGCTGCTTCAGCAGCCACTTCATATATTTAACCTAATTAATTTATCTCTATTTAACTTAAACTCTTTAAAGAAGCTGCTGCCAGCAGCCACATAACATATTTAACCTAATTTAACTCTATTTAAATCACATTTAGCAAGACGATGATTTTTAGTTGATCTTAATGATTAGTAGtcttttaatttagaatttaataatatgattatggtatttttaagttttaaatttatattttaacttttttttttaatacatagGGTTTGTAATCAtagtactatatatatttaattttttatttagtcacCTTTTCTCCAAAAGGCTTCGCATCGCCTCACGCCTTGCGCCTCAGGCTGTAGGACCCCTGGTCGCCTCGGGTCGACTTTCACATTTAATAACTATGGATATAGGAACACTGGTATCCAAGTGAAGTCAGTATAATAGTTTGACTTGGTGACAAGAATTATTATGAAACCGAACTAAACTAAATTCAACTCAACTAAGCCTCCcaatatgtattatttaatcTTGTTTCTTTGATAAAGGTAGTGATGAAGACTTTCTGATGATGAAATTATTAGAATATCTATTGCCAGTTGGAACTGTATTTTATGCTCAAGAATGCATAGAATGTTAAAGTTGGGTAGCTAGGGGCTCCATGAGGGCTCATGGGAGAAGTAGAACAAGAATTAGGTTTAGTTTATTAATCTGACTTAATATTTGTCTCTTAATTCAATTATTCAACTTCTTGAGGGGGGTCCACTACTAATTAGGGTGCCTGAGAACGTTTTAGGCATGCTGGCAGCGTAGCTAAATGATCGAATATATCGCATTTTCTAATTTTGGTTTGTCCTGGCATGATCCATAAGAGCTTGCTGTTGCCTGTTAGATATGCTGGATAACTTAAATGCATGAGTTATTATTTCTTTCCTTGATGTCGTAAAACAAAAACTcagttatttattatattctgtAAACACAGTATTTTCTGGAGCTGATGAAAGtgccccgtgttgagtcaaaatTGAGAATTTTTTCTTTCAAGATTCAATTCCGCTCTCAGGTTCGGTGGTATTTGCATtattagtttgattttgatatattaAGAACTCTTTCAAATTACTAGATCTCTTTCTTCAGTTCGAGCCAGTCATCTTCTTTCTGATTTGTTTCTCAGATATCAGAATTCAAGAAGAGCTTAAACACAGTAAACTCTGCATGTGAAGAGGTATACCACAAATGGTAATGAGTATGCATAATGTTGCTTCTTTTTTCGTCATCCTGATATCTTGTTTTATTTCTTTGTTAGGTTCGGAATTCCATAAAGTTGAAGGAAATTATGAAAAGGATTCTTTTTTTAGGGAATACGTTGAATTATGGAACTGCCAGGGGTAAGTAACTCTTAAGCCGGAGGGCAGTTTGTTATTCTATATATTTCCACCTCACTCAGCTGAAATTTGAACACCATTAGCTTCTTTAAAACTTGGGAGTGACTCTCATCTCTCTAGATTGATATGCGATAAGTGTTGACTCTCATCTCTCTAGATTGATATGCGATAAGTGTTTATTGTATTGCTGCCAACTTGTACTTTCAGTATGGTAGATTGTGAATGGAAAATGCTGTTAGTTTTCAGATGTACATTTAGATTTTGAATGCACAGGGTAGTTTGTTATGATTGCATTTCTACAGGAATGTATTTGACTTGCATTTGGTTATTGATGTATGTTTGTAGCTTGAAACTGTTCGCAGGAATTACAATATAGAACTAGCAGGTTTATTTTGGTTATTTGAGAATCACCATGACTTGCATTCTTTATGCTCTATTATGCTCGGAGAATGCCACTCTTTTGTTTACTTGCTGTTGGTCTAATTTTCAGTTCCTTTTGGCTCAATGCCATGCAATGACGTCTTTCTTATCCTTCCATTGCTCAAAATATTACAGTCGTTAATAAAATTTAGCAAAAATATCCACATTGGATTTGTACAGGTTCAGCCGTTGGGTTTAAGTTGGACAGTCTTTTGAAACTTGCTGATACCCGAGCTTCCAATAGCAAGATGACACTTTTGCATTTCATTTGCAaggtataatatttttttttaaaaatttatttgttcatTAGTGTGGTGACTGCACTTAAAACCTTGTATTCTTATCGGTTATTGAATAGACCAATCTGAATATTGTTAGTACAGTGAACACGAGGAAAATGCATACTATTCATCAATAATTATTTGTAAAGGATAGGTGGCGAAAAAAATAATGATCACTGCATTTCTGAGTTTGAAATTTAGGAATATATTAGCTTGGTGACTGAATTTGATGAAATAAACTAGTTCATGGTGGAAAATTACTTTGGTAATGATGTACCCATCTTTTTATCATTGAAATTCAGTTTGCtatataaaatgaaaatcaaatgCAAAATAACATACGTCTAGATGctttatttttatagaaaatcTTTGAAGCTTTCTAGGAATTAAGCAGAGGATGCCAAAGAATCTTAGGTTTTTGCACTTAGATCTATTGTACTTGCGCAAGTTGAAAGTTATTTATTTGTTGCTTCTTTAATGGATTTGGAATGTTACTTTCGGATCCTTGTCGTCCCATTGCTAGGACGGCAGCCTGAATTAACACATAAATCATTGTAGGATTTAGTTATTATAGGATGTTTATATACTTAAAGGAGCATTAGGATACAGCTCCATAAAAGAAATGTAAAGGCTTTTCTTTGCAACTTACAGTAAAAATAGACTTCCTCTGACCGATTCTAATTGTCAAGAATCTTTAGGCACATTGTTTAAGAAAATGCATTAAATATATTACAAATTTACTTTTAGATTATCCTATCACATTAAATACTTTACATTTTACTAAAACATTTATCTAAAAACTTAATGATAAAAGAGGGTAACAAAGGAAgatttagttaaaaatataatataaatagaaattGACAATTAGAATGCGACAttcaaacaataattttttttcaattagaatGAGATAGAGGGAGTAACATTTTGGTCTCAAGCTATAATGAGGTGTTAGTCtgtctttcaattttttaattattttgaagttTAAGTGTTGATGTCCATTCCTAATTCCTGTTTTCTCGCAGTCGCTTGCAGGCAGATCATCAGATCTTCTAGATTTTCACCGCGACCTTGTTAGCTTGGAAGCTGCATCTAAGGTTTCAGTCATTTCAATATTTGACCTTCTAAGGCTGCTATAACGTATCAgatgataattttaaatttgtttttggttGCTTGCAGATACAACTGAAATCTTTAGCAGAAGAAATGCAAGCTATAATCAAGGGATTAGAAAAGGTAAAGCAGGAACTGGTATTATCAGAAAACGATGGTCCTGTCTCTGAAGTTTTCCGCAAGGTATCATCTCTTATTCTGTTTTGTTTGATGATATATGAAGTGTGCTGTTTTTCTCCAAATTAAAGCTGttggttgatttttttaatattatgagTTATACTGAATATTGAAATGTGCTCCTtcacattttaataatttctgACTCCACTTCCCTTGGTTTCTTATCAGTAAATACTTGCTTAATCGCTTTCTTTTTGTAGATCAAATGTCACTAAACTGTAACTTTTACCAATTTGTTCAGCCTTCTTACTTTGAATTATGTTCTCTTTTATATAGTGTCTAGGATGATCAAAGAAGCAGCAAATTGATTAGATTTTGGAAGAAATACTTGCATCTGAGTTCATCAAAATCATCCTTATTTATGATGCagcttaatattttaaatcaaatatatAAGATAATTGGTCgtaaaaagataataatatggGTGTATATCTTATCACCTAGTAGGATCTTCTTTTATCACGTCACTTTTGTAGGTCaggattaattttttatgattcAGATATTGTTTTCTGCCGATTTTCTTGCTTGTGAATATATTTTGTGCACTGACATgtaatttacaaatttttagacACTGAAAGAATTTGTTTCCATTGCTGAGACGGACGTCAAATCTGTATCAAACATATATTCTGTTGCGGTAACTTCCCAACATGTCTAGTGAGATATTGTTTAGCAACATTCCATATTAGTGGTGTCATCAACTGTTTATATTGGGTTGCACAGGGTAGACATGCAGATGCACTGGCACAATATTTTGGTGAGGATCCTGCACGTTGTCCATTTGAGCAAGGTAAGCTATGTGGATTTTGGTGCAATAAGATCTTTTACAAGTTTAAAGTCAAGATATTTAAGCAATTCCACTATTAGTGTACCATGATTGACATTAATAATTACCTTGAACATTCTGAATTGCATTTTCACCTGTATTTGAGGTCTCACTGATTTGACGACTGCTGAAACGGATGATTTAGATGGCAAAAAACACAACTCAAGAGAATTAGaagaaaattacataaataaatacGATATAGTTGTGAAACAAACGGGGGAGAGGAAGAAAGGAGAGACTAAATGAAACATGATTTTGTGATTCTTTAGTGGTATTGTAGTGTGATCTTGTTTTATCGTTTATGAGGCCAGAATACTCCATAACTCTGTACTCATCAATGCAGTTACTGCGACTTTGCTAAATTTTGTGAGATTGTTCCGGAAAGCACACGACGAAAATGTAAAACAGGCTGAAATGGACAGGAAGAAAGCTGAAAAGGAGGCGGAGATGGCAAAAGCAAAGGGGGGAATAGATCTTACTAGGAAGACCGTAAAATAGCTGTACATCTGTATATCGGTTTCTTCTGGTCCCCTGCATAGCACTTTGAGCTCCCAAGCGCTACAGCAGCTCTGGCTGCAATGGTTTTCAGTGAATGGCGGCAAAGTTGCTGGTGAGGATTGGTCAAAGTTTATCCGATCCTAACTTCAAAATTTTCCATTACAGCCTGAAATAAGCCTCACGAAGTGATATAGGCTAGTTGGAAAAGCTGTTCCTCGGAGGCTTGTGGAGCTCAATCGTGGATAAGTTTCAATTAATCAGACAATGATCAACGAGTTCAACACGTCAGATGTAATGCATCGCATCATAGCTCGGTTATGAATGCTGATACAGCACATTTCCCCGCTTGATTTATCAGGATGATGAATCGCCTCACTCGCATTAATCATACAACAATTTCTTTGTAGATTCAGGTTATTACTAACTAGAGCAGCTGATCGGTGACTTGATTTGGTTTCCGGCGTCGACATTGGTTCAGGGGAATTTTTTTTGGAGAACCAGAGCGGATGCCTTCAGAGTAAATGTAAAACGCAAAGCTTCTCTGTACATTCTCCGTACCATGAAACCATGTACAAAGCTCTAACCCTTCTCTAACATTAGATTCAATTCTTTTCTTGTAACATATAGGCAGCAATTGTAGTTTTTGCTCTGAGTTCCAATTTTGACCTAACCCGTTCTTGAAGATGTTGTATAGATGTTCAGGTTCAGATAGAGTTATTAGAAAAACGGGTTACATTTAGTGTAATTGTAttataataatgaaaatataGGTTGCAGATAGCAAATTTCTCGTTTCTCCAAGTTCTACTTTATTTTCCGTATGGTCCATAAAATGCTGTCATTTCTTTCTTATTTCGTTGGGAGTTGATTCTGAAGAACTTGGTAGATTTACTTTGAACTGAATGTACTGTTACATTTATAAGCACAAAATTAGAAATAATGGCAGGCTTCAGCTGCTCCATGAATGGCAGTAttatagcaaaaaaaaaaaaaattcccttCATGGGAATTTATATGTGCAAACATTGTCAACAAGAATTCATTTTCCTCTCAAAATTAggcattaaaaaataaataatgtcaagtttgttattttaaaaaacatcaccaaattttatattttggctCGTTTGAGCCTAATAGCTTTAAATTACTAGATTTACGTCACCTCAGCTATAATTTGTATCCAATTTttctactatttttttttatctcctAACATGGGGTTTTGATACTTGGGTGCCTAAATTTCTATTGTTGTGCCttttttggaattaattccaaaagagtgcatggacccacatgttccgcattctaggaatgcggaacctcacatgttccgcatttctaGATCCGAAAGAGGCACTGATCCGGAAATttggcacccaaatatcaaaaacccccTCACATGAGTGTAAACTAGAATCATAAGTTTAGCGTTATTAACTTTACTTTCTTTGATCTTTTATACTTACTAAATTCGAGGGACAAAAGAACTATCATTATGTTATATACTATAATACTAATGAAGGAGGTGTAATGATGGATGGCCaagattcaatttaaaaaaatgttactTGATATTTTCATGATGTTTGATCTATCACTCAGCACTCAGCACTCTACGCCATGGTTAGTGTGAGCCataatgaaaaagaaaacactGAATCATTCCCTAAGTTGCTTATAGCTTACATTGCTTCTAATCTATCAGCAAGCAGCATGTGATTACCTTTGTAGATGCCTCTAAATTTCACTCTCTCTTGTTCGGTAAATTCTTAATGAAAAAATTGCTCATGCCAAATCACAGACTTGCTGAAATTTGAtttcattttgtatttttcttgtATTGTACACTCAGTTCTAATTTTTTGTCtctatttcaattttcattaCATCAAACAAccgagaaatttttaggtagactcagtccaccacgttatCCGTAGACTAAGTCAATCATgttataacacctcattaaaatgagggtattcttgtaatatcattattcaaaagtgtatgcaaataacaaacgaaattacaagaataccctcattttaatgaagtgttataatataattggcttagtccacagatgacgtggtagactgagtctacataAAAATTTCTTCAAACAACCACCACCAAATAATCccaaaatattttgtaattcaCAATGTAACACTTTCCCATCTACAAATTATGAAGAATATAAACTAAacactaaaatgaaaaataaaaaatccaaTTGGAGAATTTGAGAGGGAAATTGAATAAATTGTATCGATTTCCCTTTTCCTTCCTCTTCTCTATGTATCAcggaaataaaaaacattaaaagacAATTCGTATAAGAACCATAAATATAGAATTTCCGAGTTCCAGAAGTTTACGTGCAGCATAGTTACTTGTTCATTTGAATCACCTCACTTGTTGCTCTTTATTCATCCCCATCTCTGAAAATCCCATCTCtaagaaaaatcaagaaaaagaaTATTCATCTGAATTTGTATATACTTATATACCAATCTTTAAACTCATGGCAGTTCTTTTTCACCCTTTGAGCTAATACCATAACCACACGATCCATaatcttcatcttcaatctCAATCAGATGAAACattttttcatcttcttcatctctAAAACATTTTTTCTTGCAGCAACTTTTAAAGAACATAAAGGTAGCAACCGTATCAATAACTATAAAAACCGAATATATATACGCAATCAACATCCCTTCCATAACCATCCAAGAACTCGCCGGTCCGCCACTCAGCGGTCTAACGATTCTATAATGAAACAAAGCTTCAACTCCGGCCAGAGCAACATTTGCCGGCAGAGCCAGCGACAGTGCAGTTGAAGTTCTTCCGCGCATCGCTACACAAGCTTTAAGAATCGCTGTAAACCCGCCGGTTTTCTCAGCCCCGGATAGAACCAGTGCTAAGTTGCTTATAATGATGGCATTTGCAAGAATCACCGAGTAAAAAACTGCACCGGCCGCCGAGAGAATGAGGTGGGTATTCCGGGAAGTGAAGCCGGAGAATTCAAGAAACGTAAACGACAAGAACAAGAAGCAAAAAGCTGTGGCATTTGCTGATATGATCAAGAATGTGTTGAAAACATATGTACAGAACATAGgattaaaaattgatattaaagaTGAGAAAGAAtctgttttttctttctttaaagaTTGAATTACGGATGCTTTTGCAAGAATCAAGAAACTGAGAGTAAAGGGTAAAGCCAAGATTGATGAACATAGAGTCTGAGAGAGTTTAATAGTAAGAAAACTGAAAAACTCCGACGACACAGGGAATCCGGCGGCTTGAAACAGAGTCAGTAACCGGCTCTGTATGACCGGAAACAGAGAGTTTGAAGAAGGGACTAATAAAGATTGCGAGAGGAGAATTGAAACGGAGAAAGGTAAGGCGAAAAGAGCAGAATTTGAAGTGAAAAAATGATAGTTTTGAAGAAAAGTAAAGATTGATTTTCTGATAATTTTGGTTGTTTTTGCCATTCTTGAGAAATTGTGATGTTCTTGCATGCAAGTATGCAAATTTGATGGGTTTGAGGTGTTCTTTAAATGGGGTTTTTGTGTGATGAATGGAATAGGTAAGGTTAGAGGAGGAGTTTGAGAGAGTTGGTTAATTTGGATGAATTAGATAGGCCAACTAGAAAGctaacaattttttaaatagctaaagatgTGGAAGAGTTGTTTGATCATTGTTTTTAACTATGATACAAACTCTTAGGGTTTATAACATTGGTAGCTCCATAACTATAATGTAGTTGGACAATATAAAGAGGATTgccttgttttttttatatgtattccTACTTTACAAATTCTAATATTATATAAGGAAAcaaagttataattttaattcattttatccTTGGAAACAATGTTCTAAAAGTCGAACCGAGACGAATCGTTGTGGCCATTGATTCAACTGGTTCAGCAACCGATTTAACCGgtcaaactaaaataattatatatatacgatttaaaaacaaatataaaagtctAGCTTGCAAATTGATTGAAAATTAATACATAGATCACACTCTAACAAGATGTTGAAccacatttttaacttttagaaagaatcaaatcaaaataacatTCATTTAACTTTCGATCGAACCAGTTGAACCAAATAGCTTAATCAAACTGGTTGAAGTGATTAAACTGATCGAACCAATCGAATTGGTTGGTCTAGTTTGGTTCTTAAAACACTATTTGCAAATACTTCTCTTATTTTAGATTGCTTCAAGTTTCTCCTATGCTTCTTGTTGATATATTTGTTAGATTGTGTGCAATATGCATATTGTCAATCATAgtacaaaataaaagaaaactttCATGTTGGAAATCATTTAAATCTTACATTTGAAGTAAGGGCTTCAAACTTTctacttttttcttatttttcccATTTAGCTACCCAAAAATTTGGCCATTTAGTTGCCAAGAGATATAAAAGACAGGTTCTACAAGAAAACTAAAACAAGATTAAGAATGTGATGATCAAATTAGAATTGACCTAGAATTCCAAGAAAATTATGCATTGAAATTAAAAAGCACAAAGTACTAGAGATTGCTTGGATATGTAGAGTTGAGTTGGGTCAATAGACTCAATCCTTCcctttgttttatttatatttctttttcacGTGGTAAGTGATTGGAATCTTAGCTTTCAagaaattctttaataataacttctataaaaaaaggaaattaaGAAAATGAATTTGATATAAATAAGGAGTTTAATATCTCTTAATTAgagttttgaatttaaatttaatgagCAAAGAAAATTAGTatcatagattttttttatctcctTACGAGTCGATCCGACTTGATTCTACATtagtcatatttttttattaaaaaattatagtataaaCAAGAAACTTGATTCTACATTagtcataatttttattaaaaaattataatataa is part of the Mercurialis annua linkage group LG3, ddMerAnnu1.2, whole genome shotgun sequence genome and encodes:
- the LOC126671026 gene encoding uncharacterized protein LOC126671026, translated to MQEHHNFSRMAKTTKIIRKSIFTFLQNYHFFTSNSALFALPFSVSILLSQSLLVPSSNSLFPVIQSRLLTLFQAAGFPVSSEFFSFLTIKLSQTLCSSILALPFTLSFLILAKASVIQSLKKEKTDSFSSLISIFNPMFCTYVFNTFLIISANATAFCFLFLSFTFLEFSGFTSRNTHLILSAAGAVFYSVILANAIIISNLALVLSGAEKTGGFTAILKACVAMRGRTSTALSLALPANVALAGVEALFHYRIVRPLSGGPASSWMVMEGMLIAYIYSVFIVIDTVATFMFFKSCCKKKCFRDEEDEKMFHLIEIEDEDYGSCGYGISSKGEKELP